The Ipomoea triloba cultivar NCNSP0323 chromosome 14, ASM357664v1 region GCTAAACTGCTGACAACATAAACCTATTGGCACAGTGACAGTGTAACCAATGTTGTCTTGCGCACCAAAGCCTTGATTTGCGGCTGCTAAAAACCCTAGCTAGCTCAACCCATTTTGCAACTTCTTCGCTTCTTCCCCTACCCCAACTTCTTACAATactaaaacattttttttacccgGTAATCACCCCTGTCTTGTAATATATTCTTCgattttaatcctattttagTTTCCTGATTTTCGAACATTTTAATGTTAATCAGCCTTGCCACTGTTTCTGCAGTTGTGTAGTCGGTGAATTCGGACAAAGATGTCGGACGACGAGAGAGAAGAGAAGGAGTTGGATCTCACTAGCCCAGAGGTCGTCACCAAGTACAAGAGCGCCGCCGAAATTGTTAACAGTTAATCTCTTTCCCTAATCACTATCTGTATTCAATAAATAGATATGCATTCATACGCACTACAATTTGTGGATGGAAGAAATGAACGTTTTCgtggaaaaaaaatgttgtcTTTTGAATGTTTGATTGCTGAAATTTGATTTTGGGGACTGATTTCAATTGTTGTGTGCTCAAAATTTTGAAGTTTTAGTTTTTATTGAAAACTGGTGTTTCAATTTGCAGAGGCTCTGGAATTGGTGGTGTCTCAATGTAAACCGAATGCCAGGGTAGTTGATATTTGTGAGAAAGGCGATGCCTTTATCCGAGAGTAGGGCTATTTCTCTTTGTTGTTTCATAGATTTTGGTGGAATGTATGTTGGTAAGTAATTGATTGAGTTGGTTGTGATACAGACAAACTGGAAATATGTACAAGAACGTAAAGAAGAAGATCGAGAGGGGTGTTGCTTTTCCAACTTGCATTTCGGTGAACAATACTGTTTGCCATTTCTCTCCTTTGTCTAATGATGACACTGTTTTGGAAGACGGTGATATGGTGAAGATGTAAGTACCCATTTTAAGCcaattgttttttctttggTTATATATTTTTAGCCACGGAGGGGCTTGGTCTGAAGAAATCCAAAATGTTTGCTTGGCATGATATCTTTAAGTTTTAGTGGTGAGGGGATTGAAGAGGGCACTATCCGAAcctaacatttatgcaccttcTATTCTTCCTCCAAGCAGTGCTTTGTAGTTtactttcgtttttttttttttaaaatcttttcatTGTGAAATGTCTGACGGGAAAAGATTTCTTGCAGTGATATGGGGTGTCATATAGATGGTTTTATTGCTGTAGTTGGACACACGCATGTTCTTCAGGAAGGGCCAGTCACCGGTAGAGCTGCCGATGTTATTGCAGCCGCCAATACAGCTGCTGAGGTTGCGTTGAGGCTTGTGAGGCCTGGAAAGAAGGTAATCCTCAATACGAAtgtttatttataaaagtaatttatttttaacttaattACGGAGTACTTACTTTACCCAAGTGGGCTGAAAGTTTCATTACATGTTCACTCTGCAACTTGGCAGGTTTTCGCGTAATGATAAACTATGTAACACAAGAAAGGAGTGTAGGCATCCAAAAATATGCTATAAATGCAATTGTAAACTCACACACACAAACTTATCATGGTCGCACACATTGTGTGAACTGTGAAGTGTCATGCCCAATGACTAAACATGATTAGTGGTTATAGTAGAAAATCATACCATTTATTATTTCTATGGAATATAGAGGTTATGCTTACAAATGGGtgtttaataaaaattgaatcaaGTCAATGgtattgtttaaattttattttatttatttatgcttttTACACAACCTTCTCTCCTCTTTGGTTTCATGCCATTAAATTATCAGTGGAGGATAGGCTGCTTGGGTGTAACCTAATCTGGCCATTGATGATTTTTTATCACATTGGGTGTCAATTTAGTAGCTTTCTCTGTTGATGGGAAATGCATGTTTGGACGATCAGTATTTACATTGTGTATTTGTTTCTTCGATTAATCGTTGAGTTCCTTGATCGATGCAGAACTCAGATGTAACAGAAGCCATTCAGAAGGTTGCTGCAGCCTATGATTGCAAGATCGTCGAGGGTGTTTTGAGTCATCAAATGAAGCAGTTTGTGATAGACGGAAACAAAGTTGTGCTGAGCTCGTCTAACCCTGAAACTAGAGTCGATGAAGCAGAGTTTGAAGAAAATGAGGTTTACTCGATTGACATTGTGACTAGCACGGGCGAAGGAAAGGTTGGTTTGAATCATGCTTTTGTCGTTTATTGAGATCCTTCTGTTCTGTTTCTTGAATTTGTCAATACTTGCACAAAAAATATGCAGCCAAAGATACTGGACGAGAAACAAACGACTATTTATAAGAGAGCGGTGGACAAAAATTATAACTTGAAGATGAAAGCATCAAGATTCATCTATAGTGAAATCAGTCAGAAGTTCCCGCTCATGCCATTCACAGCAAGGTCTGTCAGCACTACCCCTGTTATTACAAGAGTATAAGTACACGGTGAAATTAACTGTTTCTTCACTTGGCAGGGACCTGGAGGAGAAACGAGCTCGTCTTGGACTGGTTGAATGCGTTAACCACGAGCTATTGCAGCCATATCCTGTTCTACACGAGAAACCCGGTATGGCTTTATAGGACATCCTTGTTCTAATGATACATACACCAAATGCTCTATCAATGTGAATTCTCCTCATTCCTATCCACATTATTGTGCAGGTGATTTGGTTGCTCAAATAAAATTCACGGTTCTCTTAATGCCCAATGGGTCTGATAGGATTACCGCCCATCCACTCCAAGAGCTGAGCGTGACAAAACCAATAGATGATCCCGAGATAAAGGCTTGGCTAGCCCTTCCAACAAAGACCAAGAAGAAAGGCGGgggcaagaaaaagaaaggtaaCCACGAAAAAAAAAGGGGCTTTTTGGTGAATTCTTTCAAATTTCTTTCTAGTAGGAGAAACTTCAACTCATTCTCACATTCAACAAGGATTTCAATAGACATGACATTTAACACGCAGGCAAGAAAGGAGATAAGACAGAAGAGGCACCACAGACCGAGCCAACGGATGAAGCTACGAACGAATCAAAGTCTTAGCGGAACGCCTCTTATATCATTGGTCATAATCAATCACTTCTGAAAAGCTCGGTTCTTTGAACGATCATACTGACATGTCGAGCTGATTGTGCTTCCTTTGAATATTCTTATACAAAGCATGGATGATTCCCATCTTCCTAACTATACTTTTTGCAGTGTTTTTGATTGATCTGTGGGTTCAAATCCTTTCACCATTTGAGGCTTCAAAAGTTCTGCATATTTGTCTAAATGTGAACAAGGTTATACAGAAAAATTACATGACATTTTGATGTAATATAAGAAGGATTTGACAGGATAATGTCAGAAAACTGAAAACCTTAGCACTTTAGTGCACTTGTTTGGATGAGCTATAAAGATCAATAATTTAGTCAAAACTAGATTATTTATAcacattaatattataaaatttagaaTACCTTAAAGTAAAGATGCCTTAATGAGTCAACTTGTGAGGAACCAATAGGGGGCTAGGCAACCTTTTAAACAACCAATATACATAGAGATTATGCATTGGTAAGAATTAAGCTTGTGACATTCTAACATTCATATATGAAAATCATATTCACTCAAAcatctcttttaaaaaaaacttgataGATAGAAacgtaatatataaatatgtataaaaaataaaataaaaacatgttTCAATTATCATTTCATACGTTAAAATGTACCGTTTAAAGTTCAAGCTATCACCTTTAAGgctttaattcattaattattttgaatgtATTGATTAACGTCTACTTTAATGTGTTtataataaatgtttatttcactgcaaattataattattactcctTATAATATAAAGTTTTTATAGCATCAAACatcaatcaaataaaaaaaaaaaaagacttttagTGAActattttagtgtttttttatttttatttttaatgatgagaagattaaacaagtaaaataagatcagccaaataccttgtggtttagtggcacccggtgtccttgttaacactcccacatggaattAATCCTTATAATTCAACCATCTAATCTTTGTAACTTTTGTAGTAAATATAATCATACATAGTGCGCTTAGTTATTGGAAACATTGTGAAAacaaatgtttataaaactcaGTATAATccaatacacacatatatatagagagagatactTGATATAGAAAGGTATTGGTAGTTGGTACCAAAAATTCCCATAATATAGTACAATTTTATATAGAACTAATAACTATATTACATACCACCTAAAATTCCATATgcatctaaaaaataaaaaagagataaaagaTCATATTTGTTACTAAATTATATGTGAAAATATAATTAggtcactaaaataatttttttttttaaatattgattgTAATATGTCGAAaaattcattttgatataattacataaatttaaCTTGATCAAAGATTTGattatacttaaaaaaaaaaaaaaatcaataacctAGTTACATTTTCACGCCCAACGTCCAATTTGACCATTattcaacccaaaaaaaaaacacaaaatttatttaatgtTCATAGAGCTGCGGACAACATTAAACCTATTTGCACAGTGAGAGTGTTACCAATGTTTTCTTGCGCACCAAAGCCTTGATTTGCGGCTGCTAAAAACCCTAACTAGCATTTTCCCACTTCTTCGCTTCTTCCCCTACCCCAACTTCTTACAATATTAAtaccaaacaaaaaaagattttgtttttttccggTAACCACCTCTGTCCTGTTACATATTCTTtgattttaatcctattttacTTTCCTGATTTTCGAACATTTTAATGTTATTCTTCCCTGCCGCTATTTCTGCAGTTGTGTAGTCTGTGAATTCGGACAAAGATGTCGGACGACGAGAGAGAAGAGAAGGAGTTGGATCTCACTAGCCCTGAGGTCGTCACCAAGTACAAGAGCGCCGCCGAAATTGTTAACAGTTAATCCCTTTCCCTAATCCCTATCTCTAACATTTGTAttcaatagatatatatatatatatatatatatatatatatatatatatatatatatatatatatatatatatatatatatatatatacacacNNNNNNNNNNNNNNNNNNNNNNNNNNNNNNNNNNNNNNNNNNNNNNNNNNNNNNNNNNNNNNNNNNNNNNNNNNNNNNNNNNNNNNNNNNNNNNNNNNNNNNNNNNNNNNNNNNNNNNNNNNNNNNNNNNNNNNNNNNNNNNNNNNNNNNNNNNNNNNNNNNNNNNNNNNNNNNNNNNNNNNNNNNNNNNNNNNatatatatatatatatatatatatatatatatatatatatatatatatatatatatatatatatatatatatatatatgcattcataCACACTACGAAACTACGATGTGGGTGGAAGAA contains the following coding sequences:
- the LOC116003611 gene encoding ERBB-3 BINDING PROTEIN 1-like translates to MSDDEREEKELDLTSPEVVTKYKSAAEIVNKALELVVSQCKPNARVVDICEKGDAFIREQTGNMYKNVKKKIERGVAFPTCISVNNTVCHFSPLSNDDTVLEDGDMVKIDMGCHIDGFIAVVGHTHVLQEGPVTGRAADVIAAANTAAEVALRLVRPGKKNSDVTEAIQKVAAAYDCKIVEGVLSHQMKQFVIDGNKVVLSSSNPETRVDEAEFEENEVYSIDIVTSTGEGKPKILDEKQTTIYKRAVDKNYNLKMKASRFIYSEISQKFPLMPFTARDLEEKRARLGLVECVNHELLQPYPVLHEKPGDLVAQIKFTVLLMPNGSDRITAHPLQELSVTKPIDDPEIKAWLALPTKTKKKGGGKKKKGKKGDKTEEAPQTEPTDEATNESKS